In Gigantopelta aegis isolate Gae_Host chromosome 6, Gae_host_genome, whole genome shotgun sequence, the following are encoded in one genomic region:
- the LOC121374281 gene encoding cell number regulator 3-like, whose translation MGSEWQHGLFGCFDNFGICIISYFVPCYTFGKNSEAVGDSCLLCGLAYLVPLLNIFAALQVRGKIRDQKGISGGCLSDFLYIICCPCCALIQEAQEIQGPGGMSMARQ comes from the coding sequence atgggATCCGAGTGGCAGCACGGCTTGTTCGGATGTTTCGACAATTTCGGAATCTGCATCATCTCTTACTTCGTGCCCTGTTACACGTTCGGGAAGAACTCGGAGGCGGTCGGGGACAGCTGTCTTCTGTGTGGACTCGCCTACCTTGTTCCACTTCTCAATATCTTCGCGGCTCTCCAGGTGCGAGGTAAAATCCGTGATCAGAAAGGAATAAGTGGCGGCTGTTTGTCGGATTTTCTCTACATTATCTGCTGTCCTTGTTGTGCGTTGATACAAGAAGCCCAAGAGATCCAGGGACCAGGTGGTATGTCCATGGCGCGGCAGTAG
- the LOC121374112 gene encoding protein PLANT CADMIUM RESISTANCE 2-like has translation MSSDWQHGICGCFDNLGICIIAYVVPCYTAGKNAEAVGNSCCLCGLAFFIPIVNICAAVSTRGKLREQKGIDGSCLSDFLTILFCPLCAMVQEAQETQGMGANYMVRE, from the coding sequence ATGTCTTCGGACTGGCAACATGGAATATGTGGGTGTTTCGACAATCTGGGAATCTGTATCATCGCCTACGTAGTCCCGTGCTACACGGCCGGCAAAAACGCCGAGGCGGTTGGCAATAGTTGCTGCTTGTGTGGACTCGCTTTCTTCATCCCCATTGTAAATATCTGTGCCGCTGTTTCTACAAGAGGAAAACTTAGGGAGCAGAAAGGCATCGACGGGAGCTGTCTGAGCGACTTCTTGACCATTCTGTTCTGTCCATTGTGTGCGATGGTGCAGGAAGCCCAGGAGACCCAGGGGATGGGAGCTAACTACATGGTGCGGGAGTGA
- the LOC121376404 gene encoding transmembrane protein 74B-like, whose product MSEDGCCSNAVYLRDTADRLMLLAMALVFVGLIISTVGYVIPRDYQEHPGISAKESEAMNIYYAELSARLDICVVVGMALIAVGGLLTSAVFMKTVVCNQREREDDDVEIRAFRRLDSNSRDSRQSYGTVDNR is encoded by the coding sequence ATGAGCGAGGACGGATGTTGTTCGAACGCCGTCTACCTGCGGGACACCGCCGACAGGCTGATGCTGCTCGCCATGGCCCTCGTCTTCGTCGGCCTCATCATCTCCACCGTCGGCTACGTCATCCCTCGCGACTACCAGGAACATCCGGGCATCTCCGCCAAGGAGTCCGAGGCCATGAACATATACTACGCGGAGCTGTCGGCAAGACTGGACATCTGTGTCGTCGTGGGGATGGCGCTCATAGCGGTGGGGGGTCTTCTCACGTCAGCCGTGTTCATGAAAACTGTGGTGTGCAACCAGAGAGAGCGGGAAGACGATGACGTGGAGATCAGAGCATTCAGAAGATTGGATTCCAACTCAAGGGATTCCAGACAGAGCTACGGGACCGTGGATAACCGTTAG